In one window of Comamonas testosteroni DNA:
- a CDS encoding alpha-hydroxy acid oxidase, producing the protein MNATGQPVKPPLTQIPAQTGSLADYARLAREHMEAHAWAHMESGADQGLTLAHNRQAFDRFRLCPEPLVDLSAAHTRQSLLGQSLDWPLLLAPVAYQQLAHPEGELATARAAMAMRTGMMVSTLSSCTLEAIAQAAQAAAQELGRSGPLWFQLYQQAAREHTLQLIRRAEDAGYQALVWTVDAHIKRSSYPLPPGVEAVNLRGMPQQRQSGDLMSEHILFGSELARGAPTWDDLVWLRQQTRLPLIIKGLLSARAAAQAVELGADAIVVSNHGGRVLDTAVSALEVLAAIRAATPAHIPLLMDGGVRQGTDVLKAIALGASAVLLGRPQMHALAVAGMLGVAHMLYLLRAELELAMAQTGCARLDQIGPGLLTTC; encoded by the coding sequence TTGAATGCCACAGGCCAGCCCGTCAAACCGCCACTGACGCAGATTCCCGCTCAGACAGGCTCCCTTGCGGACTACGCCCGGCTGGCGCGCGAGCATATGGAGGCCCACGCCTGGGCGCATATGGAAAGCGGCGCCGATCAGGGGCTGACGCTGGCTCATAACCGCCAGGCGTTTGACCGCTTTCGCCTCTGCCCGGAGCCGCTGGTCGATCTGTCCGCAGCCCATACGCGGCAAAGCCTGCTGGGCCAAAGTCTGGACTGGCCGTTGCTGCTGGCGCCTGTTGCCTATCAACAGCTGGCGCATCCCGAGGGCGAGCTCGCCACGGCACGCGCGGCCATGGCCATGCGCACCGGCATGATGGTCAGCACCCTGTCCAGTTGCACCCTGGAAGCCATTGCCCAGGCCGCGCAAGCCGCAGCCCAGGAGCTGGGACGCAGCGGCCCGCTCTGGTTTCAGCTCTACCAGCAGGCAGCACGCGAGCACACGTTGCAGCTGATCCGACGCGCCGAAGACGCCGGCTATCAGGCGCTGGTCTGGACGGTGGACGCCCATATCAAACGCTCCAGCTACCCGCTGCCGCCAGGCGTGGAGGCCGTCAACCTGCGCGGCATGCCCCAGCAGCGCCAGAGTGGCGACCTGATGAGCGAGCACATTCTGTTCGGCTCCGAGCTGGCCCGAGGCGCGCCCACCTGGGACGACCTGGTCTGGCTGCGTCAGCAAACCCGGCTACCGCTGATCATCAAAGGTCTGCTCTCGGCCCGCGCCGCCGCGCAAGCCGTGGAACTGGGGGCCGATGCCATCGTGGTCTCCAACCATGGCGGGCGCGTGCTGGACACCGCCGTCTCCGCTCTGGAAGTGCTCGCAGCCATACGCGCGGCCACACCTGCCCATATCCCGCTGCTGATGGATGGCGGCGTGCGTCAGGGCACCGATGTGCTCAAAGCCATCGCACTGGGTGCCAGTGCCGTGCTGCTGGGTCGGCCCCAGATGCATGCCCTGGCAGTGGCCGGCATGCTGGGCGTGGCCCATATGCTGTATCTGCTGCGCGCCGAGCTGGAGCTGGCCATGGCCCAGACCGGCTGCGCCAGGCTCGATCAGATCGGGCCCGGGCTCTTAACCACTTGCTGA
- a CDS encoding FAD:protein FMN transferase — translation MPTPPRVRFDASLWQLPLSAAQSQARARMPAPDFGVQRWRPASLQHRQDGRIHRLSGQTMGTHWSLCLANPDYLPTEPAQALLEQVFADVIAQMSNWEADSLITRFNRSGPGQTHIVPAEFAHVLEAALHWSRLSGAALDPAMGALVSLWGFGPRQNPLQPHSGQAPAGDEIERLLKTSGHGHLRWNAQTRQLQQSGGLELDFCGIAKGFAVDWAVRKLQAAGWAAGMLEIGGELRSWGARPDGRPWQVQLGTGGSAEAEPLVVACREGAFATSGDFWHQFTQAGRRYSHTLDPRTGWPVTHDLASVTVFHEECMHADALATVLTVLGPQQGMDFAREHEIAAVLTSHLASDGNEARRRVLKTPAWINLFEA, via the coding sequence ATGCCCACACCCCCCCGCGTACGCTTTGACGCCAGTCTCTGGCAACTGCCCTTGTCGGCGGCACAGAGTCAGGCTCGCGCTCGGATGCCGGCGCCGGACTTTGGCGTGCAGCGCTGGCGACCTGCAAGCCTGCAGCATCGGCAGGACGGGCGTATTCATCGCCTGTCCGGCCAGACCATGGGCACGCATTGGTCGCTGTGTCTGGCCAACCCGGATTACCTGCCCACCGAGCCGGCGCAGGCTCTGCTGGAGCAGGTGTTTGCTGATGTCATCGCTCAGATGAGCAACTGGGAGGCGGATTCGCTGATCACCCGGTTCAATCGTTCAGGACCCGGTCAAACGCATATAGTGCCGGCGGAGTTCGCCCATGTTCTGGAAGCGGCCTTGCACTGGAGCCGGCTATCCGGCGCGGCCCTGGATCCCGCCATGGGGGCGCTGGTCTCGCTGTGGGGGTTCGGGCCGCGCCAGAACCCGCTGCAGCCGCATTCAGGGCAGGCGCCGGCCGGCGATGAGATCGAGCGCTTGCTGAAGACCAGCGGCCACGGCCATCTGCGCTGGAATGCGCAAACCCGGCAGTTGCAGCAGTCCGGAGGTCTGGAGCTGGATTTTTGCGGCATTGCCAAGGGCTTTGCCGTGGATTGGGCTGTGCGCAAGCTGCAGGCCGCAGGCTGGGCTGCGGGCATGCTCGAAATTGGCGGTGAGCTGCGCAGCTGGGGGGCGCGCCCTGATGGGCGGCCCTGGCAGGTGCAGCTGGGCACGGGCGGTTCTGCCGAGGCCGAGCCGCTGGTCGTGGCCTGCAGGGAGGGCGCTTTTGCCACCTCGGGCGATTTCTGGCATCAGTTCACGCAGGCCGGCAGGCGCTATTCGCACACGCTGGATCCGCGCACGGGCTGGCCGGTGACGCATGATCTGGCCAGCGTGACCGTGTTCCATGAGGAATGCATGCATGCCGATGCGCTGGCCACCGTGCTCACGGTGCTGGGTCCGCAGCAAGGCATGGACTTTGCCCGTGAACACGAGATTGCAGCCGTGCTCACATCGCATCTCGCATCCGATGGCAATGAGGCCCGCAGACGGGTGCTCAAGACACCGGCCTGGATCAACCTATTTGAGGCATGA
- a CDS encoding PepSY-associated TM helix domain-containing protein, with the protein MTAASPNAPQRAYWLKKLHEWHWISSAICLIGMLLFALTGFTLNHAGQIESKPKVESRDAQLPPELLEKLQQAQKQGAQAASKDAVGLPAEVDGWLARQIKVSAKGFAVEWSEDEAYVPMPRPGGDAWLRVDLKEGSVEYEKTDRGWISYLNDLHKGRNTGGAWSLFIDVFAIGCLVFCITGLLILKMHAQRRPMTWPMVGLGLVLPALLVLLLVH; encoded by the coding sequence ATGACCGCGGCTTCCCCCAACGCTCCGCAGCGGGCGTACTGGCTCAAAAAATTACATGAGTGGCACTGGATCAGCTCCGCCATCTGCCTGATCGGCATGCTGCTGTTTGCTTTGACGGGATTCACCTTGAATCACGCCGGGCAGATCGAGTCCAAGCCCAAGGTCGAATCGCGTGATGCGCAATTGCCCCCGGAGCTGCTCGAAAAGCTGCAGCAAGCCCAGAAGCAGGGCGCGCAGGCTGCCAGCAAGGATGCGGTGGGCTTGCCTGCCGAGGTGGATGGCTGGCTGGCTCGGCAGATCAAGGTCAGTGCCAAGGGTTTTGCCGTGGAGTGGAGCGAAGACGAAGCCTATGTGCCCATGCCGCGCCCGGGTGGCGACGCCTGGCTGCGCGTGGACTTGAAGGAGGGATCGGTCGAGTACGAGAAGACCGACCGGGGCTGGATCTCCTACCTCAACGACTTGCACAAGGGGCGCAATACGGGCGGAGCCTGGAGCCTGTTCATAGATGTCTTTGCGATTGGCTGTCTGGTGTTCTGCATCACGGGTCTGCTGATTCTGAAGATGCATGCGCAGCGCCGGCCCATGACCTGGCCCATGGTCGGCCTGGGGCTGGTGCTGCCTGCGCTGCTGGTATTGCTGCTCGTGCATTGA
- a CDS encoding TonB-dependent receptor, whose protein sequence is MSNHSLTPTDSNGLRCELKQIVIAAGLCLIGASAMAQQETTLSTVNVEAAADASFKTEASPQGKFTAPLLDTPKTVQVINEEIIKQTGATSLQDALRSTPGITFGNGEGGNPTGDQPFIRGMDAQSSTFVDGMRDIASGTRELFNVEAVEVIKGADSAYAGRGGAGGSINITTKKAKNENFISGDVGLGTDNYLRGTLDINRKINDTTAFRLNAMGHSADVPGRNGPDNKRWGIAPTVTFGMGTPTEVTLSWQHLQTDNTPDGGVPYLYSNAAMAGLPGGSTVRPTYGNDRANWYGLNNRDFEKEKSDLFTASVTHKFTDTNKIRNSLRYSKTKQDYVWTQPDDSKGNVLNGYVWRRGNARVSDTTTLQNVTEFTGKEQTGSIGHSYAFGLELSKEKADVRSAAIQSGGTCTSVSDPWCTTLSNPSGANAPWNFAWALPTQSTVNKIDTIAVYGFDTLKLNEQWLVNAGLRVDHYKLSASGPASTGRNPAPAYDLSRSDTLFNYQLGVVYKPAANGSIYANLGTSSRPGGSTLGNGNEDLAANTIALADLKPEKTKSIELGTKWDLLDKKLNLSAAIFRNEVTNVRITENGITYMGGNKEVNGLELGFTGQILSNLSVFGGYTFMDSEQKNMGVGNVANGRPFINTPKHSFSLWTSYKPMSKLTLGMGIYAQSSVNAAYAVSTVDGGIVTKGASGYARYDAMMAYQIDKNLSFQLNVYNLGNKAYYTGVRSPHYANIGAGRSAVASLKFTY, encoded by the coding sequence ATGTCCAACCACTCCCTGACTCCGACCGACTCCAACGGCTTGCGCTGCGAGCTCAAGCAAATCGTGATTGCCGCAGGCCTGTGCCTGATTGGCGCCAGCGCGATGGCTCAGCAGGAAACCACCTTGTCCACCGTGAATGTGGAAGCCGCTGCCGACGCCAGCTTCAAGACCGAAGCAAGCCCTCAAGGCAAGTTCACCGCCCCTTTGCTGGACACGCCCAAGACCGTTCAGGTCATCAATGAAGAGATCATCAAGCAGACCGGCGCCACCAGCCTGCAGGATGCCCTGCGTTCCACCCCCGGCATCACCTTCGGCAACGGCGAAGGCGGCAACCCCACAGGCGATCAGCCTTTCATCCGCGGCATGGACGCCCAGTCCAGCACCTTCGTGGACGGCATGCGTGACATCGCCTCCGGCACCCGCGAGTTGTTCAACGTCGAAGCCGTGGAAGTCATCAAGGGCGCGGACTCGGCCTACGCCGGTCGTGGCGGTGCAGGCGGCTCCATCAACATCACCACCAAGAAGGCCAAGAACGAGAACTTCATCTCGGGCGACGTGGGCCTGGGCACCGACAACTATCTGCGCGGCACGCTGGACATCAACCGCAAGATCAACGACACCACGGCTTTCCGTCTGAACGCCATGGGCCACAGTGCCGACGTTCCTGGCCGCAACGGTCCCGACAACAAGCGCTGGGGCATTGCTCCCACCGTGACCTTCGGCATGGGCACGCCCACCGAAGTGACGCTGTCCTGGCAGCATCTGCAGACCGACAACACACCCGATGGGGGCGTACCTTATCTGTACAGCAATGCGGCCATGGCGGGACTGCCCGGCGGCAGCACCGTGCGCCCCACTTACGGCAATGACCGCGCCAACTGGTACGGCCTGAACAACCGTGACTTCGAGAAGGAAAAGAGCGATCTGTTCACTGCCTCGGTCACCCACAAGTTCACCGACACCAACAAGATCCGCAACAGCCTGCGCTACAGCAAGACCAAGCAGGACTATGTCTGGACCCAGCCCGACGACTCCAAGGGCAATGTGCTCAATGGCTATGTCTGGCGCCGCGGCAACGCACGCGTATCCGACACCACCACGCTGCAGAACGTGACCGAGTTCACCGGCAAGGAGCAGACCGGCTCCATCGGCCACAGCTATGCCTTCGGTCTGGAGCTGTCCAAGGAAAAGGCAGATGTGCGCTCCGCCGCCATCCAAAGCGGCGGCACCTGCACATCGGTATCCGACCCCTGGTGCACCACCCTGAGCAACCCCAGCGGCGCCAATGCCCCCTGGAACTTCGCCTGGGCACTACCTACTCAATCCACCGTCAACAAGATCGACACCATCGCGGTGTACGGCTTTGACACTCTGAAGCTCAACGAGCAATGGCTGGTGAACGCCGGTCTGCGCGTGGACCACTACAAGCTCAGCGCATCCGGCCCCGCAAGCACGGGCCGCAACCCTGCCCCCGCATACGACCTGAGCCGCAGCGACACGCTGTTCAACTACCAGTTGGGTGTGGTCTACAAGCCTGCGGCCAATGGCAGCATCTACGCCAATCTGGGCACCTCTTCGCGCCCCGGCGGCTCGACCCTGGGTAACGGCAATGAAGATCTGGCTGCCAACACCATTGCACTGGCCGACCTCAAGCCCGAGAAGACCAAGTCCATCGAGCTGGGCACCAAGTGGGATCTGCTGGACAAGAAGCTGAACCTGAGCGCTGCCATCTTCCGCAATGAGGTGACAAACGTCCGCATTACGGAAAACGGCATCACCTACATGGGCGGCAACAAGGAAGTCAACGGTCTGGAGCTGGGCTTCACCGGCCAGATCCTGTCCAACCTGAGCGTGTTCGGCGGCTATACCTTCATGGATAGCGAGCAAAAGAACATGGGCGTCGGCAACGTCGCCAATGGCCGCCCCTTCATCAACACCCCCAAGCACAGCTTCAGCCTGTGGACCAGCTACAAGCCCATGTCCAAGCTGACGCTGGGTATGGGCATCTATGCGCAAAGCAGCGTCAATGCAGCTTATGCAGTGTCCACCGTGGATGGCGGCATCGTAACCAAGGGCGCCTCCGGCTATGCCCGCTACGACGCGATGATGGCCTACCAGATCGACAAGAACCTGAGCTTCCAGCTGAATGTCTACAACCTGGGCAACAAGGCTTACTACACCGGCGTGCGCTCGCCCCACTACGCCAATATCGGCGCTGGCCGCTCTGCCGTGGCTTCGCTCAAGTTCACGTACTGA
- a CDS encoding (2Fe-2S)-binding protein, whose translation MIVCVCRRVSDREIARHAHAGMSFDEIQFELGVATQCGRCEGCARDVVAQCSASHPIAAIHNEAQSCASVQTVQLATNILESKAWPTSPSSQPSSAA comes from the coding sequence ATGATCGTCTGTGTATGCCGCCGGGTTTCTGACCGAGAAATAGCACGCCACGCGCATGCGGGTATGAGCTTTGACGAAATCCAGTTTGAATTGGGTGTTGCCACACAATGCGGGCGCTGCGAAGGCTGTGCACGCGATGTCGTCGCCCAGTGCAGTGCAAGCCATCCGATCGCGGCGATCCACAACGAAGCGCAATCGTGCGCTTCGGTGCAGACCGTTCAGCTTGCCACCAATATTCTGGAAAGCAAAGCATGGCCCACCTCTCCGTCCTCTCAGCCGTCTTCGGCAGCCTGA
- a CDS encoding Fe2+-dependent dioxygenase codes for MLLRIPALLTPDEVRHCRQALEAASWQDGKATAGHVAAQVKRNLQLPLDSKTGQQIGDLILDRLGRNPLFMSAALPLKVLPPRFNRYEGGGTYGNHIDNAFFTIPGTAIKVRTDVSTTVFFSDPDEYEGGELMVEDTFGQQSVKLAAGDAIVYPGTSLHRVNPVTRGTRYASFFWTHSLVKSAEQRRLLFDLDQSIQQLSQEQPEHPRVAALSGTYHNLLRMWSES; via the coding sequence ATGCTGCTACGCATACCCGCCCTGCTCACTCCCGATGAAGTACGCCACTGCCGTCAGGCGCTGGAAGCCGCCAGCTGGCAGGACGGCAAGGCCACGGCCGGCCATGTGGCGGCTCAGGTCAAGCGCAATCTGCAGCTGCCACTGGACAGCAAGACCGGCCAGCAGATAGGTGATCTGATCCTGGACCGGCTGGGCCGCAACCCGCTGTTCATGTCGGCGGCCCTGCCGCTCAAGGTCCTGCCGCCGCGCTTCAATCGCTACGAGGGCGGAGGCACTTATGGCAACCATATCGACAATGCGTTCTTCACCATTCCGGGTACCGCCATCAAGGTCAGAACCGATGTCTCCACCACGGTCTTCTTCAGCGATCCCGACGAATACGAAGGTGGCGAGCTGATGGTGGAAGACACCTTCGGTCAGCAAAGCGTGAAGCTGGCGGCGGGCGACGCCATCGTCTACCCCGGCACCAGCCTGCACCGCGTCAACCCCGTCACACGCGGCACGCGCTATGCCTCGTTCTTCTGGACGCACAGCCTGGTCAAGTCGGCGGAGCAGCGCCGTCTGCTGTTCGATCTGGACCAGAGCATTCAGCAACTCAGCCAGGAGCAGCCCGAACACCCGCGCGTCGCCGCCCTCTCGGGCACCTATCACAATCTCTTGCGCATGTGGTCGGAAAGCTAG
- a CDS encoding energy transducer TonB, whose product MSQSDRFAPASGVSRNMAVAGAVVVVHAAALWAMQHGLAQQKPPEIVIPASVIAQFVAPPAAEPAPPAPPPPPKPPAPAPKPEKQQPKPEVKKAPLPKAIKDPTPAPAAPQGALESNDSKPDKTPPAPPAPPAPPAPPAPPAPPAPPKIEQPSSNAAYLNNPAPAYPSVSKRMGEQGKVLLRVYINEQGQPEKIEIKQSSGFDRLDEAAVNTVRQWKFVPGKRNGVAEPMWHIVPINFVLK is encoded by the coding sequence ATGTCCCAGTCTGATCGATTTGCACCTGCCAGCGGCGTGAGCCGCAATATGGCAGTTGCTGGTGCTGTGGTTGTTGTGCATGCTGCCGCCCTGTGGGCCATGCAGCATGGCCTGGCCCAGCAAAAGCCGCCAGAGATAGTGATTCCCGCCAGCGTGATTGCCCAGTTCGTGGCGCCGCCTGCTGCCGAACCCGCACCGCCTGCCCCACCGCCGCCTCCCAAGCCTCCCGCACCAGCGCCCAAGCCCGAAAAACAGCAGCCCAAACCCGAGGTCAAGAAGGCTCCGCTGCCCAAGGCAATCAAGGATCCGACCCCTGCACCGGCCGCGCCTCAAGGAGCACTGGAGAGCAACGACAGCAAACCGGACAAGACGCCTCCAGCGCCACCCGCGCCCCCGGCCCCTCCAGCTCCGCCCGCACCTCCGGCACCACCTGCACCGCCCAAGATCGAGCAGCCATCGAGCAATGCAGCCTATCTGAACAACCCCGCTCCCGCTTATCCTTCGGTCAGCAAGCGCATGGGTGAGCAAGGCAAGGTGCTGCTGCGCGTCTATATCAACGAGCAGGGCCAACCCGAGAAAATCGAAATCAAGCAGTCCAGCGGCTTTGACCGTCTGGATGAAGCCGCCGTCAACACCGTGCGCCAGTGGAAATTTGTTCCCGGCAAACGCAACGGCGTGGCCGAACCCATGTGGCACATCGTGCCCATCAACTTTGTTCTCAAATAA
- a CDS encoding DUF2271 domain-containing protein, protein MAKRIFKTTVALSAVVGLPAIAGGMNVAVTVPQLQVAEYHKPYVAVWLEKADGGVAANLSVWYDAKMKNAEGTKWLKDMRQWWRRTGRELSFPIDGVTQPTKPVGSHALSFAEGKNPLPQLAPGQYKLMVEAAREVGGRELVSIPFEWPVKQATSLSANGSTELGAIKLELKP, encoded by the coding sequence ATGGCGAAGCGGATTTTCAAGACCACGGTGGCGCTGAGCGCTGTGGTGGGCCTGCCGGCAATCGCGGGCGGCATGAATGTGGCTGTGACTGTGCCCCAGTTGCAGGTGGCCGAATACCACAAGCCGTATGTTGCCGTGTGGCTGGAAAAGGCCGATGGCGGCGTGGCAGCCAATCTGTCCGTCTGGTACGACGCAAAGATGAAGAATGCCGAGGGCACCAAGTGGCTCAAGGACATGCGCCAGTGGTGGCGTCGTACGGGCCGTGAGCTGAGCTTTCCCATTGACGGCGTGACCCAGCCGACCAAGCCTGTGGGCAGCCATGCGCTGTCTTTTGCCGAAGGCAAGAACCCGCTGCCCCAGTTGGCTCCCGGTCAGTACAAGCTGATGGTGGAAGCCGCGCGTGAAGTCGGCGGCCGCGAGCTGGTGTCCATTCCCTTTGAGTGGCCCGTCAAGCAGGCCACCAGCCTGAGCGCCAATGGCAGCACCGAGCTGGGCGCGATCAAGCTGGAATTGAAGCCTTGA
- a CDS encoding DUF4198 domain-containing protein → MKFKTRALAAAALALTVLGAQAHDLWFKPSSTVLSKSDWVTVDAAVSNDVFFFNHRPLGLEAVKVTAPDGSAVEMKNVAKGELRSMFDFKPEKAGTYRVTMLMTGVMGGYKDANGQPKRLRGSVEEVLKQIPADAKEVRVTENLRRMETFVSLGKPSALALTGKGLELKPVTHPNDLVASEEATFEFHLDGKPAADLELELVADGIRYRDGVDAMKLKTDAKGQVKIKFPRAGLFWLNADATDKKTSIAKATERRLGYIATLEVLP, encoded by the coding sequence ATGAAGTTCAAAACACGTGCTCTCGCTGCAGCCGCTCTGGCACTGACCGTACTGGGCGCCCAGGCGCATGATCTGTGGTTCAAGCCCTCCAGCACCGTGCTGTCCAAGTCCGACTGGGTGACGGTGGATGCGGCCGTGTCCAACGATGTGTTCTTCTTCAATCACCGTCCGCTGGGCCTGGAAGCCGTCAAGGTGACCGCGCCCGATGGCTCGGCGGTGGAAATGAAGAATGTCGCCAAGGGCGAGTTGCGCAGCATGTTCGACTTCAAGCCAGAAAAGGCCGGCACCTACCGCGTCACCATGCTGATGACCGGCGTGATGGGTGGCTACAAGGATGCCAACGGCCAGCCCAAGCGCCTTCGTGGCTCGGTGGAAGAAGTGCTCAAGCAGATTCCCGCCGATGCCAAGGAAGTGCGCGTGACCGAGAATCTGCGCCGCATGGAAACCTTTGTGTCCCTGGGCAAGCCTTCGGCGCTGGCGCTGACCGGCAAGGGTCTGGAGCTCAAGCCCGTGACGCACCCCAATGATCTGGTGGCCAGCGAAGAGGCGACTTTCGAATTTCATCTTGACGGAAAGCCCGCTGCGGATCTGGAGCTGGAGCTGGTGGCCGACGGCATTCGCTACCGCGACGGTGTGGACGCCATGAAGCTCAAGACCGATGCCAAGGGCCAGGTCAAGATCAAGTTCCCCCGCGCAGGTCTGTTCTGGCTGAACGCCGATGCCACGGACAAGAAGACCAGCATTGCCAAGGCAACGGAGCGTCGCCTGGGCTATATCGCGACTCTGGAAGTCCTGCCTTAA